ggggaggaaagggaactaTCAAGGAAACTGACTGGACTTGACTGTGAACATCGGCCAGATTTCCCCAGAGTGTGGCACAAGTCTCCCTGCCCCAAGTGTGGACCCTTCTTCGACCCGTAGCTCCCCTCTGTCCTGACTAGTTGTTTTTTCAACCCGgcacaagttagagttatctgggaagtgGAACCTCAATCGAGAAAATGCCTAAATAAGGTTGGGCTGTAAGCAAATCTATAGGGCATTTACTTaataatgactgatgtgggaggaccctgcccactgtgggcggggccacccctggacaggtggtcctgcgtgctatgagaaagcaggctgggcaagccatgaggagcaagccagtaagcagcacccctccctggcctctgcctcagttcctgcctcagttcctgcctccaggttcctgcctccaggttcctgccctgacttctccgGAAGATGCATTacaagttgtaagatgaaataaccctttcctccccaagctgcttttggtcacgaTGTTTATCGCAGCAACAGAGACATGGCCAAGGGCCCTCTCTCCTCAATCCCTCTCCTCaatccctctctcctcagccaCGCTTCTGTAGAAAGGATACAGGACAATCCCAGCCAGAAGCCAGTAGTCATGTCGTCGGTGCCAGATCTCGTTGAGTTTCCCCGAGGAAATAGCTGCCCTCTCTTCATTTTGCCAAAGGGTGTGTAGCTCTGCAGAGAGACCAGCGGGAGCATCAGAGGTTTGTGACCCGCATCCATCGCAACAGTCACGTACAGATGGAAAGCTGAGTCACGCCAGAGCACTAAAGGCCCCTGAGAACTGTGAACAGGTGACAGAcggagctcagtggttaggagcactggttgctcttccagaggacccgagttcagttcacagcacccacatggtaactcacaaccatctgcaactccaggtaCAGGGGGTCCAGCACCCTCTCTGAGGGTGCTAcctacatgtggtgcacacacatacatgcaggcaaacactcagacataaaataaacctgaaaaaaatGGGGAAGGGTTATGTTAGGTGGTAAGAAATAAAGTTAGTTATGAACAGGCTCACTTAATTAGGATTAAGACAAaagactctgctgtgggatggtctgtatgtcaaattactctgattggtcaataaataaaacactgattggccagtggccaggcaggaagtataggcgggactaacagagaggagaattggaacaggaagacagaaggagagtcactgccagccgccgccatgacaagcagcatgtgaagatgctggtaggccacgagctacatggcaaggtatagatttatggaaatggattaatttaagctataagaacagttagcaagaagcctgccacggccatgcagtttgtaagcagtgtaagtctctgtgtttacttggttgggtctgagcggctgtgggactggcgggtgacaaagatttgtcctgactgtgggcaaggcaggaaaactctagctacaagactCTATTAGGGATGAGTGGGAAGGCCCACAGTCAGCATGCACTATCTCATGGAAGTACTTGGAATTAAATGTAGCAGGAAGCCACGGGCACAATGAGAAAGCCCGAATGGCAGGTAACAGACAACAGCTCGCACCTGTGAAGCCACCGTCGGCAATATTGAACATGAACCTTGGCTTCTCCACCTTCTCCTCACGGCGCCCATTGGACCGTGGCTCATCTCGAGGAGGCCCAAGTCGAAGCTCCCGTTCTGCTTTTACATCCTCTGCTAGGCAAACAGTTAAAGCTCACACCTCAGGACAGCCTCCTACTAGGTGTCAAGACTACTTAATACATAAACCGTGCTGGCTCTTCCAACGGCTACCCACCCAAGGCCCGGGCAGTTGGTTCCCCCAGATTCCACCTCCCCTGGTGCCCTCAGGGACTCGGGTGTCCAGTCCCTTTCACCCATTACCTCTCTTGCCCAAATCCCCTGTCTCCCCCTCTGGTCTCTCCCTGTGTTCCTGTGCATCCAGCGGTTTCTCCTCCCCCCTTTCTCCTGGCGTTGGCTCTGaggctgtggaaagaggcaggaaacagaaggaaagatgTTACTCTCTCCCAACTCCAGACGACAGAGCCCCAAATTCCAGTCCCCGTCAGCACTAGGACAATGACCCACCAGACTTATCTCTGTCTGCCCGGTACCCAGGTTCAGGCTCCACCTCTCCAGGCAGCCCTGGTGCTTCATCCTCTGACAGAATCTTCCTTGGCTCCAGCCGCTCTCCAAGTGACGGGGCTGGGCTGGGAGAGTCAACCTGGCGGAGGACAGTGGAGTCACAATGAGTAAAGTTCCTAGGTACCAAGACCCCTCCAGACCTTCCACCCCAGGCCGTCAGTGAGATCCAGGTGTCCGCAcacctctgtctccatcttttcCCCCATTTTGCTGTTCTTCTCCGGCTTCTCTTCTGGGTTCTCCGTGTCATCCTTCTCGAGAGGTGTCCTTACGCCATCTCCTTTCTCGCTTGGGGCGGGAGTAGCTGTGGGGAAGGCAGAGTGCTATGGTTTGACGCTTCAGTGTTCTCCAAAGGTTCATGTGTTGACATTTAATGTCCAGTGTGAGGTAACAAAACGGTAGAAACTGAATCTAAGTACAGCATTGACAGGTGGGGTTTGGAGGAGATAACCAGGATTAGATAAGGTCAGGgcaaagcccctccccccaactgAATCCTGGCGGCTCTTCAGACTATACATGCATGCTCTCTACATTTCACCATGGGACAGCCTGTGTGACCTCAGGATTCTGCAAGCAAGAAGGTCACCACCCGATGCAGCTGTTGACCTCGAACTTCCAAAACCATGAGCCCAGATTAGCCTACTTCCTATAAAGTTGTCCAGCCTTGGGTGTCTCATTAGAATCACACGAACTGCGGGGAGCAGAGGTTTTCTACCCTGACATCTGACTGCACTTGTCCCCCACCGTCCTGACCCCCAGTTACCAGGTTTAGAGGTGCAAGGGCTGTTGGTGGTAGAAGCCTCGGGCGTGGCGGGGGACGTCTTGGCCGGGGAGGAGGCCCTGGAAGAGCGCTTGGAGTCGGCACTTGGGTCGGGCATTAGCTCTGGCATTGACCAGCGCCCATTGATATGCTCAAACTCCTGCACCTGGGGAAGGAGGTTTGCAGGCCAAGGGTCAGTTCCTGGCACCGGGCACGGAGGAAGCCCTGGTCTCCTCTGTAGCACACCAGCCTGAGCTAGAACTCAGACAGAGGGAGAACAGAGACCAAGCAGCTGGCCAGATGCTGGAGTGAGGAAAGTCTGGTACCTTCTTCTTGACCAGAGACATGACTCCAATGCGGGTCAACACCTGCTGGCGACTCAGGCCCTCCCGGGGGACCCCATCCGCGAAGGTCTCCGAGCCATCTGCCCCCGGCTCACACAGATGGCGCATGAACAAAGACACGTAGGCCCTGGAATGCATGGGGCAGAAGGAAGATTGCAAGGTCTCAGGGGTGGGTCAGGCAGTGAGGGAGGTGCAGAGATCACTACCTCCTCAACTTCAACTCCCCAGCGGCTTCCGAGACTGGGCCCACGGGCCTCCCCCTGGCATCAGCCCCCACACCTAACTCTTCATTGACCTCCCCCTCAGCTCCCCCACGGCAGCCCCTGGGACTTGGCACTTTGTTCCTGGGCCCCATCAGTCAGTTATTCATCCTGTTCACCAGCTCCTCCTGCCAAGTTATCCTGGCCAAGTAAATGTGAGGCCAGACTAGCCTGGGTGAGGCTCCTTCTCAAACACCCCTCCCATGAGGGAAGAGGCCTGGCCCCTTTTCTCTAGGCTCTGTTGAGGGGAAGTGGGGTGGGCTGAGCCCACATCCCAGGAAATCGAGCCTGGACATGTCGTAAGGTAGGGAGGCGGTGATCAGCTGAGTAAGGTCACATCATATGGCGGCCAAGAGGAAGAAAGTCATCCCCAAAGCTCTTAGCCCCTCTTCAGTTCATCCCCAAACCATCCACACTCACTTGAACTCTTTCTCGGTCTTGCCCCTCAGGTCCCGCACTAGCCACTGTGTTGTGAAGGCGTCCTGAGGTGGCATCCCCCAGCGCATCACAGCATTAAGGAATGCCTTCCGTTGTCGGGTGTTGAATCCCAGTACCTGAAGATGGGGCCAAGAGGCGGGGCCACGAATGGTTAGGGGTCTGCAGTCCTTTCTACGGCCGGTGGCCCAGTGCTCAGTTTCAGTCTCCCCCTGACCCCGCCACCACCTTCTCCTCAGAGATCACGCCTGGGGCCCGGGCAGAGTCTCACCTCAATGTTCCCGCCCACTCGGGCCAGCAGTGGAGGCAGCGGCTTGTCCTTTTCATTGCGGAGCTGCCTCTTCGACTGTCGACGACCTGAGGGTAAGGGTGACACTGGTTAGCAGGGTCACCTCCTCTAAGCCCTCAGTCTTCCTTAGCACCCATCCCATAATACAGAAAACTCAGGCTAGCCTGTGGCATGTGTGCCTCAATTTCCTCCAAGTACGTTGTCAGCAATACTACCTAGTAAGGCTAAAAGAAGTCATATTTGGAGATTAATAGCAAATATCTGACAGACAGTCTTACTCATGGGAAAGTAAAATACCGTAACTTTCCTGTCTAGTCTCAGTGTACGTGTGTTCGTACTTTTAGATGAGGTCTGTGTTGACCAGCCCTCCGACTCCTAGACTCAAGCAATCCTGTCTGACCCTCCTAGGAGCTGGACCTGCCGGTGCGCATCACCACGCCTCACTACCTTTCCTGACCTGAGAGCATCTGAGACCACATGGCTATCTATGTGCTCCAAACGtgacagaaaaagaagggaaaaatagTGGGCATAAAGGAAGCTAGGAAGTAAAACtgcaaggctgagacaggaagtcaaGACAAGAGGCCACCTTCAGGACGCTCATCGAagtcctcatcctcctcctctgacCCCACTGAGTATTCTGACTGGTTATCTGTGAGGACAGAGGGTTCAATGGTCAGCGGTAACCATACTGGGGCCCTTCCTTCCCACTTAGATTCTTCATCTTGGACATTTCTCCCCCTCCACCCGGCCTTGGTCCTGCTGGGGACACTGGGTCAGATCCGTGAATAACAGTCATCTATTCCTAGCCATCTTTGGTCTCTGGGGACCTCCTCCTGTACCACTCTGCCTCCTGTCAAAGCTACCCTAAAGACTGAGTGTTCACAAGATCCCTCTGTGGTCCCTAGAGAGTTAAATCCCCGCAAATCCACCTGGCCTTAGAAAAGTTCCCCTTGACCCTTCCCAGTCCCCTGGCCTCCAAAGCTCTCACCGTCACCTCTTCCCGTCCCACCCCTCGGGGCGGTCCTCACCTTGATCCTCCTGAGCCGCATCATTGTAGTTAACTTGCTTTCGAACCCGCTTCCCCTTGCCGAGGTTTCGGGCGAGGTCTTCCTGCTGTTGCTCATAGTGATGCCTCAGCAGCTTCTCCCAGTAGTCGGGGTCCACGTTCTCCTCCTGCTTGATGATCTCTCGCTCGATCTCCTCGATCTGCAAGGCAGCCGAGTGAGGCTGgcagcccccctccccaaacCCCCTCTCCCCCACGAAGGCCCAATCCTGCCCGatgcttcctccctgtctccagGTCTGCGTGCGGTCTCTGGACACTGCACAGTTTCCTAGCACCTCGTCCTTGCAATGTgctggctccttcctctcctccacttcccctcacttcctcccacagACTCTAGTAGTTCTGTGACTACTAGAACTTTCTGTGCCCATGTCTCTCTCCAAAGTGCAGTCTCATCTATCAAAATGAGAGACTGCCTGAGGTCCACTGTTGCTTTTTGCTGGGGGCCAGGGTGGGAGAATGAATCAAAACTAagggagcaggggctggagagatggctcagtggttaagagcactgactgttcttccaaaggtcctgagttcaattcccagcaaccacatggtggctcacaaccacctgtaatgagatctggtgccctcttctggcctggaaggacatatgcaggcagaacactgtttacataataaataaatctttaaaaaaaaaaaaaaaaaaaaaaaaaaaaaaaaaaaaaaacactaagggAGCAGACTTCCACAATTTAGTGAGAGGCACTGCcgctcagagatggccctggagAGACAGGGTGTGGCCGGCCCCAACGCCTCTCACCTTGTCTTCTTCACGCACAACATACTGGGCCACCTTGAAGGAGCTGAGATACTCATTCATGTTCTGCACGTCAGTATCCTCAGTTGCATCCTGGTTTCGGTCCAGCAGTCGAGCGATGGCCTCGTTGTCATAGTGGATCACACTGCtgtcctcctccttattctcccCTGGCAGGGACAGGAACAGAAAGGACTTGAGGCTCCGGCCAGAAGCCCCGGCAGTTTAGGCAGGATGGTGAGATGCTGtactcttcctccttctcactGGGCCCTGAAGAGGACAACTGTTCCCTGGGAGCTCATGCCAagggtcttttgtttggtttcctTAGGTGGCCAACCCTTCTCTCAAGACCACTAGAAAGGAGGTGCTTCTCTCTtcacctttgttttgttttgttccaggTGTGTTTTCCTCAGGGGAGGACAGGACTACCTTCAGGGAGTGGAGGATGCGTCTCACTCACCCTCATTCTCGTCCTTGAACAGCTCCTCGGTGCCGAACTTGAGGATGTCGTCCAGCTCCTGCTTGGACATGGAGCCGGCCTTGGAGCCCAGCCCGGGCCTCACCACCAAGTGTGTCAGCATCATCTTCCGCTTGGCCACCTGCGTGATCCGCTCCTCCACAGACGCTCGCGTCACAAAGCGGTAGATCATTACTTTGTTGGCCTGGCCAATCCGATGGGCTCTGCTGAAGGCCTGCCGgggcagaagagaagggaggtCGGCCGGGGGGTGACAGGAGGAAGCGGGCACACGGTCAGGAAAGCAGGCTGCTGGGGAAAGgccttctcctctcccctaaGACCCCACCTGAGCAGGACAACCTCTTCCATGAACCCATGTCAACTTGCTGAATGTTACAGGGGATTATTCAGGATGCAGGTTCCCACCTGGATGTCATTATGGGGGTTCCAATCAGAATCGAAGATGATGACAGTGTCAGCAGTGGCCAGGTTGATGCCCAGGCCTCCAGCTCGGGTGGACAGGAGGAAGCAGAATTGTTGGGCACCAGGAGCTAGGAGGTGAGAATTAGGAGGTCAAGTTCATCACCAGCTGCTGGAGGCTCTGACTAAAAATCACTATATCCTAGCTCCAAAGTCCAAGTTTCCAACATCCCCTCACCATCCCCCATCCTGAGGATATGACAGAAGTTTCTCGGGCCTTCCATAGCCATAGGGACCAAAGCATTTCATTCTCACCATTAAACCGATCAATGGCCTCCTGCCTAAGGGCGCCAGTGATGCCGCCATCAATGCGTTCGTACTTGTAGCCTTCGTAGTCTAGGAAGTCCTCCAGAAGGTCTAACATTTTGGTCATCTAAAACAAGGGACAGCAAGAGTTCAGAAGGCTACGACACAGCTTGGGCCTGGCTCCTCAAAGTAACACGTAACTGGAACAAATTCCCAAGCCTCCTCCTACTGAAACACACCCACCCTGAGACCCTCAGTGACTCACACCCCAGCCATCACTGTTCCAGTCCCACTCTTGATTAATTTTCTGATAAGGACAGGTTCTCTGAGACCCATGAAAGGGTTTCAGAGAAACCTATAAATACTTTGAAAAGTTCATAAAACTGGTATGTGGTTTTCTCCAAAGTGGAAGAATACCTTTCATCAGAATCCTAAAGGGTCGGTACTTCCTCCCTGCATTCATTCACAAGGCTGACAACCACACTCGTCTTAGAACAAGGATCAGATCAAGGGACGAGCCAGGCAAGCCaggctttttgctttgtttttaaggacaaggactcactgtgtaggcctcgcaggcctggctggcctggaacccgctatgtggaccaggctggattaaaggcgtgcaccaccacacctagccccagacttctttattattgttttatttgtggaTCCAATCATAGCCTCATGCaggctaggcaagggctctaccacggagccatctctagCCACGTGCCCTCTCTTTCTGTCACTCGAATACGGGGTCTCTCTTTGTGTAGACTGGCTTCAGCCTCGGCATCCCAACGTCAGGGATTATTGGCATGTGTCGCCTTGCCTGCCTGAGTCAAGACATGCTTAtgagcaggaggatctcagtctTTCCTGCTAGAGCAGCCCAGGAATGAGGACAGGCATTAAAGTCTGGTTGGCGGACGGCCACAGGACGCGGGTATGAGGCGAGCAGGCGGCTGGGTCACCTGGGAGAAGATGAGTACTCTGTGTCCTTGCTCCTTCAGCTTCCGCAGCATCTTCTGCAGCAGCATGAGCTTCCCTGATGACTTAATGAGTGCCCCACCCTCGTAAGCCCCACTGGGGAGTTTCGGGGACTCCTGAAAAGGGGGGAAAAGAGGGTCAGGGAGCGTACTCCTTCCTTCTGCCGTGACTAGAAAAACCAAAAGCTTAACACGGCTCCCACAGTTCTCACTTCCAAGGGCAGAACCTGGGCCCTGCAAGCTAGTTCCGCCCCTCTGCTCAACACAGACCCTCCCAGAGAACCAGCCACGTGAGCAgccacccaccctcacccacccccacccccgccgccctCTGCTTCCTACCATGGCAGCCACGGGGAAGAGGTATGGGTGGTTACAGCACTTCTTAAGATCCATCATGATGTTAAGCAGCGACACTTGGTTCCCACCGCCTCTCGAGTTCAAGGCCTCAAAATTTCGAGTTAGGATGTACTTGTAGTATTTCCTAAAGACCAGGGTAGGGATGTACAAGggataaagagaaagaaaccacttcttttttctttttttttaaatttttgaaacaaggtttctctgtgtagccctggttctcctggaactcactctgtagaccaggctggcctcaaactcagagacccatctgctcctgcctcccaagtgctgggattaaaggcaggggACACCACTCCTAGCAGCAACCACTTCTGATACAGCACGTGCTCCCAACTCTTGGAAAGTTACTATCACCCACACCCACTCCCAAGTCTAGACAGCCCGTCCTGAGTCTCACTTCTGCATGGGGCTTAGCTCCACTCGGACAATGAGCTCCGTCTTAGCCGGCATGTTCTTAAAGACATCCGCCTTGAGTCTCCGCAGCATGTGTGGCCCCAGTAAATCATGCAGTTTTTTAATCTGGTCCTCTTTGGATATGTCGGCAaactcctccaggaagccctccagGTTGCTAGCAGACACAAAGAGGTAAGAAGACAGACAAGGTGACAGACAGTCCCCTGCCTCCGATCTCAGGCTCCATTTCCTACGTCCGGTGGATCTTAACTAGAACCCTGCCTTTCCTGGCTTTCGGGCGCCACTTACTTAAACCTCTCTGGAGTGAGGAAGTTCAGAAGATGGAAGAGTTCCTCCAGGTTATTCTGCAGTGGGGTGCCCGTCAGCAGCAGCTTATGATCTATCTTGTAGCCATTGAGGACCCTGAAAAACTAGAAATTGAGACAAGGACAGCAGGAGAAAGAGTTATCAGTGGGAAGTGGCTCTCTCACCTCACAGACATTTCCCTCGCCAGATGCTGAACCCCGCACCCTCAGGATGAGAGACCCCAAATCCCTAGTCCCAATCCCCTCCCAGCACGGCCCTTCCTCCACACAGTACAGGAACCCCCCTTCCAGGCTACAACTCCCCCAAAGGATTTGTGTTAAGGATCGAGACAGAGGGGAGTCCACAGCCTCAGTCTGGAATCTCACCCACCTTGGACTGGTTGTTCTTGAGACGGTGAGCTTCATCCACCACGAGACAGGCCCAGCGGATGGAGCCCAGCGCTGCCTGATCGATGGTGATCAGCTCATAGGACGTCAGGAGGACATGGAACTTCACCTGGGCCTCTCTCTGCCAACAAAGCCACTGCGCGTTCAGCTGCCACTCAccacacccccacctcaccccagcccCCGCCCTTCATCGAGAACCAAGTTTGTGTTTCCCTCGGGAAGCCGAACCGCGACAACGGACCACAGCTCTCAGTCCgtctgtccccccctccccccccatgcCCAGTACTGACAGCCTCGTGCATGCTTCCAGGAGGGTCTACGATGGAGCGAGTTCAGAGGCACAGAGATGAGGAGAGGAATCCCTGGTTGGGACAAAGACATGACAGACCCAAGGATCTGGACGCACGACAGGGACTCACCTTCATCTTAAAAGCTTTCTTCCCGCCTTTTATGGCATTATCCTCAAAGGAGAACTCATTCTCTCGAATAATGGCCCGGCTGTCCTTGTCACCCGTGTACGTGACCACATAGAACTTGGGCGCCCACATCTGGAACTCTCGCTCCCAGTTGATGATGGTGGAGAGCGGAGCGCTCACCAGGAAGGGACCTTTGGTGTGGCCCTGGGAGGCAAGGGTGGAATCCCGTCAGGCCTGGCTCAAACACTACACGCGAGTCTGCCTGCTCCGgccttctctcctccacccatcTAGGCTAGCGCTCACGCCCTCGGGGGCCCACAGTCCAGCGCACACCTCCTTGTACAGTGAGTAGAGAAAGACGATGGTTTGGATGGTCTTGCCCAGGCCCATCTCATCGGCCAGAATTGTGTCGGTGCCTTGGGCCCACGAGAAGCGCAGCCAGTTGAGGCCTTCCAGCTGGTACATGTGCAGTGTGcctcctgtggctgtgataaaccgAGGCTGGCTCTCGTACTTCACCGTAGGCTGTGGGGGGACGACACGGAAAGGTTCAAGGGGACAGGGTTCCTTCGGCCCTGTCCTAACACTGCTTCCGAGCTGAACGGCAACATCCTCGGCTACGGCCTGAGTCGAGTTCTACTCTTCAGTCCTCTCtaccccaacccccacctccagcccctaAATCAAACCCAGCAGCACCACTAGGGAGGGAGGGCTAGCTCGGGAAGGAGCCGGGCTGCTACTTCTGGAAGCACTCCAACTCCGACGCCAAATCCCTCGCCCCTCTGCGGGCCAGCCTGAAGGGCAGAGAACAGTGGCTCGCTGGCCGCTCCAGGACTCAGTCCCAAGGCTGTAGGGACAGGGGAAAGAACTTACGTCATTAGTGGGTGAACTGGGAGGCCCGTCTCCCTGtaactccttcttcttcttcttatacTTTCGAGGCTGTGCAGGGTCCTCCCCCATAATTAGCTCACTGAGGAAAGAGTGGGCGTCTGAGCAAGGCCTGGTCCTCCGGAGCCCCCCACTTTTCTAAATCTATTCCagacctgcctcc
This Peromyscus maniculatus bairdii isolate BWxNUB_F1_BW_parent chromosome 8, HU_Pman_BW_mat_3.1, whole genome shotgun sequence DNA region includes the following protein-coding sequences:
- the Chd3 gene encoding chromodomain-helicase-DNA-binding protein 3 isoform X6: MASPLRDEEEEEEEMVVSEEEEEEEEEGDEEEEEVEAADEDEEEEDEEGVLGRGPGHDRGRDRHSPPSCHLFPPPPPPPPLPPPPPPPPPPDKDDIRPLPSALGVKKRKRGPKKQKENKPGKPRKRKKLDSEEEFGSERDEYREKSESGGSEYGTGPGRKRRRKHREKKEKKTKRRKRGEGDGGQKQVEQKSSAALLLTWGLEDVEHVFSEEDYHTLTNYKAFSQFMRPLIAKKNPKIPMSKMMTILGAKWREFSANNPFKGSAAAVAAAAAAAAAAVAEQVSAAVSPATPIAPSGPPPALPPPPAPEIQPPPIRRAKTKEGKGPGHKRRNKSPRVPDGRKKLRGKKMAPLKIKLGLLGAKRKKAGSYVFQSDEGPEPEAEESDLDSGSVHSASGRPDGPVRAKKLKRGRPGRKKKKVAGEEEVDGYETDHQDYCEVCQQGGEIILCDTCPRAYHLVCLDPELDRAPEGKWSCPHCEKEGVQWEAKEEEEEYEEEGEEGEKEEEDDHMEYCRVCKDGGELLCCDACISSYHIHCLNPPLPDIPNGEWLCPRCTCPVLKGRVQKILHWRWGEPPVAMPAPQQADGNPDVPPPRPLQGRSEREFFVKWVGLSYWHCSWAKELQLEIFHLVMYRNYQRKNDMDEPPPLDYGSGEDDGKSDKRKVKDPHYAEMEEKYYRFGIKPEWMTVHRIINHSMDKKGNYHYLVKWKDLPYDQSTWEEDEMSIPEYEDHKQSYWRHRELIMGEDPAQPRKYKKKKKELQGDGPPSSPTNDPTVKYESQPRFITATGGTLHMYQLEGLNWLRFSWAQGTDTILADEMGLGKTIQTIVFLYSLYKEGHTKGPFLVSAPLSTIINWEREFQMWAPKFYVVTYTGDKDSRAIIRENEFSFEDNAIKGGKKAFKMKREAQVKFHVLLTSYELITIDQAALGSIRWACLVVDEAHRLKNNQSKFFRVLNGYKIDHKLLLTGTPLQNNLEELFHLLNFLTPERFNNLEGFLEEFADISKEDQIKKLHDLLGPHMLRRLKADVFKNMPAKTELIVRVELSPMQKKYYKYILTRNFEALNSRGGGNQVSLLNIMMDLKKCCNHPYLFPVAAMESPKLPSGAYEGGALIKSSGKLMLLQKMLRKLKEQGHRVLIFSQMTKMLDLLEDFLDYEGYKYERIDGGITGALRQEAIDRFNAPGAQQFCFLLSTRAGGLGINLATADTVIIFDSDWNPHNDIQAFSRAHRIGQANKVMIYRFVTRASVEERITQVAKRKMMLTHLVVRPGLGSKAGSMSKQELDDILKFGTEELFKDENEGENKEEDSSVIHYDNEAIARLLDRNQDATEDTDVQNMNEYLSSFKVAQYVVREEDKIEEIEREIIKQEENVDPDYWEKLLRHHYEQQQEDLARNLGKGKRVRKQVNYNDAAQEDQDNQSEYSVGSEEEDEDFDERPEGRRQSKRQLRNEKDKPLPPLLARVGGNIEVLGFNTRQRKAFLNAVMRWGMPPQDAFTTQWLVRDLRGKTEKEFKAYVSLFMRHLCEPGADGSETFADGVPREGLSRQQVLTRIGVMSLVKKKVQEFEHINGRWSMPELMPDPSADSKRSSRASSPAKTSPATPEASTTNSPCTSKPATPAPSEKGDGVRTPLEKDDTENPEEKPEKNSKMGEKMETEVDSPSPAPSLGERLEPRKILSEDEAPGLPGEVEPEPGYRADRDKSASEPTPGERGEEKPLDAQEHRERPEGETGDLGKRAEDVKAERELRLGPPRDEPRSNGRREEKVEKPRFMFNIADGGFTELHTLWQNEERAAISSGKLNEIWHRRHDYWLLAGIVLHGYARWQDIQNDAQFAIINEPFKTEANKGNFLEMKNKFLARRFKLLEQALVIEEQLRRAAYLNLSQEPAHPAMALHARFAEAECLAESHQHLSKESLAGNKPANAVLHKGKGRGGPARGRAHNAASEPAGGVAERHEGGCDPPASHAVPNTPHRSPPADVRAQHPQPAGQQGHRASPHTGLSPGSLRHTTGVRGSLQRRSRRGSGRRRRQLQPDACRVLHHSSHQRPSSAGEEREGNDGSLGVRRAGSEGAPSRGGDLYRRLTGSQACPSPRPRPRSRPTSQALGPAASPPPPPPLGPPLG